The sequence GACGGGCCGGCGCGGTGGTGGCCACCTGCGCCAGCACCGACAGGTCCAGTACGCACAGCTCCACCTCACCGGGATGCCACTGGACGGTGCACGGCTCCTCCGGCCTGGTGACCAGGAAGACCTCACCGGGGCCGAACCGGTGGGCCGATCCGGCGCAGGAGCGATTGACGTGCGCGGTGCGGGTGCGGCCGATGACCAGGCCGCCGAGGGTGCTGGCATCGATGTCGAGGTGCCCGGTCTGCCGGGTGGTAGCGATGGCGAAGGGGCCGGTGTCGACGCGGTGGTGGTTGAGCCGATAGCCGTTCTTGCTCTGAATGCGCAGTTTCGGGTCGTACGTGGCGGACAGAAATTCGTGGATGGCCGCCGGGTCGCGACTGTCGAACTGGTGGGTCTGCACTGGCGATGACGTCATCCGCTGTCTCCGTCCGGTGGAGGTGCCGCCGGGTGCTGGAACGGGTGCCGACGGCAGGTTCGGGACGTGCCGGGGTGCTCGGCGGTGACCGGCACGTCTTTGGCCGGCGGCGGTGCGGTGACGGGGAACGTCGCGAGCGGGACGGCAGCGACCGGTTGCGGGCGTCGGATCTGGTCTGACCATTCAACGACTGTGGAGCGCAATATCTGTAGATGGGAATGTCACCCTACGACAATCGCGGACCCGTCGCCCGGCGAATCACGGCCGCGTGTCGGCAGCTCGACTTCGTTTTCCGGCTAGCGCGCCGAATGGTTCTGCGTCTGCGGTCCTAGCCACCCTCGTGGCCGACAGCGAAATCTTGTTCATGATTCATCGGAGGACGACCGGGTCACCGCCGGGAGGCCGACCCACGGAGGGGGAAACCGTTGGACAGTAGCGATCCTGACCGCGTCGTTCGGCTGGCCGTCGCCGAGGCGCTGGCCCGGGTGGCGGACGAGGACAGCCTGGGCCTGGGCGAGGGTGACGCGCTGGAGCGGCTCGGGCGTGGGCTGCGTGAGGTGCTCCGCCGGGCACTCGACGACCGGGTGCCACTGGCCACGCCGGACTTCGTCGACCTCTGCCGTGACCTGGGTCTGAACCGGGACGCCTTCGACCTGCTGGGGCACTACCTGATGACCGCGTTGCTGACCCAGCAGGTCGGACCGGACGCGCTGATCCGGGTCGGGGTGCTCCTCGGCACCGTCGGGCGCTACCTACCCGGTGCCCGTCCGGTACCCCACCGCAACGACGGTCCCGCGTCGCGGCGACGCGACGTGCGCTCGGACAACAGCGTCGTCGGTCGGTACCGCCGCGCCAAGCTGCCGGAGCACCTGCCCAACCCGCCGAGCTGGACCTGCACCGGGTGCGGCCGCGAGTGGCCCTGCGCCACCAAGCAGAGCCAGCTGCTCGCCGAGTTCGGTGGAGCGCGCGCCTCCCTCGCGGTCTATCTCGGCTCCTGCCTCGTCGCGGCGGCCGAGGACCTGCCCACGCTGCCGCTGCCTCGGGTCCGGCTCCGGTTCCTGGGCTGGCTGCCCCGCGCTCGGATCTGACTCGACCGTCGGCGCCCCACCCGTCGGTCGGAACCCGGATCGGTACGGCACTAGGCAGCAGGCCCATCGATGCGATGGAATATGAACCACGTGTCGCGCCCCGGGAGGACACCGATGACGTCTGCTCCGTCGATCGCCGGTACCCGCGCTCGGGTCGCCAGCGTCCTGGTCGGTCTGCTGGTCGCGGCACTGCCCGCAGCGCCGGTGGTCGCCTCCCCGATCGCGGCGCAACCGGCGGCGGGGCACCGGCCACCGCCCGCGCACGTCGTGGGCGACAAGACGGTCCCCGCCTACTCCTACGCCGACGCGATCCGGGAGAGCGTCTGGGTGGAGACCCGCGCCGACACCGACGGAGACGGGGTGCGCGACCGGGTGGCGGTGGACCTCGTCCGGCCCCGGGAAGCCGCCACCGCCGGGGTCCGCGTACCGGTCATCATGGACGCCTCGCCCTACTACCTCTGCTGCGGTCGGGGCAACGAGGGCGAGCTGAAGACGTACGACGCGGCCGGCGTGATCGCCAAGGCCCCGCTCTTCTACGACAACTACTTCGTCCCGCGCGGGTACGCGTTCGCCGCCGTGGACCTCGCCGGCACCGCCCGCTCCACCGGCTGCGAGGACGTCGGCGGCCCGGCCGAGGTGGGCAGCGCCAAGGCCGTCGTCGACTGGCTCAACGGGCGGGCCCGCGCGTTCACCGCCGACGGCCGACCGGTGGACGCGGCTTGGAGCACCGGCCAGGTCGGCATGATCGGCAAGTCGTGGGACGGTTCGGTCGCCAACGGGGTCGCCGCGACCGGCGTGCCCGGGCTGGCGACCATCGTGCCGATCTCGGCCATCTCCAGCTGGTACGACTACATGCGCTACCAGGGGAACCTGCGGGCCGCCGACTACCCCGGCTTCCTGCACTCGTACGTCAACGGTCGCACCGACGACGCCTGCGCGGGCGTGCTGGCGCGGCTGCGCGCCGACAGCGCCGACGAGACCGGCGACTACAACCGGTTCTGGGCGCAGCGCGACTACCGGCCGTCGGCCGACCGGGTCCGGGCCAGCGTGTTCGTGGCGCACGGCGTCAACGACCTGAACGTCACGACCAACCAGTTCGCCCGCTGGTGGCAGGAGTTGGCCGACCAGGGTGTGCCCCGCAAGCTGTGGCTCTACCAGGCCGGCCACGAGGACCCTTTCGACGTGCGGCGGGCCGAGTGGGTGGCCGCCCTGCACCGCTGGTTCGACTACTGGTTGCAGGGGCTGCGCAACGGGGTGATGGGCGAGCCCCGGGTCGACCGGGAGACCGCGCCGGGCACGTGGACGACGCAACGGGACTGGCCTGCCCCCGGCGCCCGGGACGTCCGCGTTCCGCTCGGTGCCGGTGACGGCGTGACCGGCACCCTCGGTGGGCGCGGCGCGCGGCCGGGTCAGGAGCGGGCCTACCTCGACGAGTCACTGACCGAGGCCGAGCTGGTCGCCGAGCCCGGTACCGCGACCGCCGGCCGGCTGGTCTTCCTCTCCGGCGCCCTCACCGCCCCGCTGCGGATCTCCGGCAGCCCCTCGGTGCGGCTGCGGGTCCGGGTGGATCGGCCGACCACCGAGCTGACCGCCCGGCTGGTCGACTACGGCACCGCCGAGCGGATCAGCTATGACAACTCGGAGGGCGTCCGGACGCTGACGACCGAGTCCTGCTGGGGAGCCTCCACGGCGGCCGACGACGCCTGCTACCGGGACACCGAGGAGATCACCGCGGTCACCGACCACGCCGTGTTGACCCGGGGGTGGCTCGACGCCGCCCATCACCGCTCGCTGCGGTTCAGCAGCCCGCTGCTCCCGGACCGGTGGTACACGGTGACCGTGCCGCTGAACGCGTACGACGCGGTGCTGCCCGCCGGGCACGTACTCGGCCTGGTCCTTGGCCAGAGCGACCCGGAGTTCACCGAGACGAACGACCGGGACGCCACAGTGCGGGTCGATCTCGGCCGCAGTGAGCTGATCCTTCCGGCCGCCGGCCGCGTGGGGCTGCCCGCCGTCGATGTCGCACCGTCGGTGGTCACCGCGCCGGCCGACCCGTCGGCGGCCCGCACGGCCCGTGACCCCCGGCAGGTGCCCTGACCCGGCCCTGCCCGAGGCCGGTCCCGACTGGACACTCCGCGCGGTCGCTGAGTCACCCGCTGCTGCCCCGTCCGGCGCTGCGCGCAGGTCGGGGCAGGGTGTTCATCGTGCGCACCCGTTGCGTACGGCGGGTGTTCACCGCCTTCTCCGAGGCTCCTTGATCGAAAGAGCATTCGCTTGATCG comes from Micromonospora vinacea and encodes:
- a CDS encoding Xaa-Pro dipeptidyl-peptidase — protein: MTSAPSIAGTRARVASVLVGLLVAALPAAPVVASPIAAQPAAGHRPPPAHVVGDKTVPAYSYADAIRESVWVETRADTDGDGVRDRVAVDLVRPREAATAGVRVPVIMDASPYYLCCGRGNEGELKTYDAAGVIAKAPLFYDNYFVPRGYAFAAVDLAGTARSTGCEDVGGPAEVGSAKAVVDWLNGRARAFTADGRPVDAAWSTGQVGMIGKSWDGSVANGVAATGVPGLATIVPISAISSWYDYMRYQGNLRAADYPGFLHSYVNGRTDDACAGVLARLRADSADETGDYNRFWAQRDYRPSADRVRASVFVAHGVNDLNVTTNQFARWWQELADQGVPRKLWLYQAGHEDPFDVRRAEWVAALHRWFDYWLQGLRNGVMGEPRVDRETAPGTWTTQRDWPAPGARDVRVPLGAGDGVTGTLGGRGARPGQERAYLDESLTEAELVAEPGTATAGRLVFLSGALTAPLRISGSPSVRLRVRVDRPTTELTARLVDYGTAERISYDNSEGVRTLTTESCWGASTAADDACYRDTEEITAVTDHAVLTRGWLDAAHHRSLRFSSPLLPDRWYTVTVPLNAYDAVLPAGHVLGLVLGQSDPEFTETNDRDATVRVDLGRSELILPAAGRVGLPAVDVAPSVVTAPADPSAARTARDPRQVP